The Fusobacterium sp. IOR10 region AAATAATGATATAGAAAATTTTTTAAAAAAAGCTAATTTTAGGAAAATAAATAGAAATAAATTAAGCCTAGATATAAAAAAAGCGAGAAAAAGGAAAAAAGATGGGGAAAAAGTAGCTATAAAATCGGTTTTTTTAAATATTTTTTTAGCAGTTATAAAAATATTTGGTGGAATTTATGGACATTCAAGAGCATTGGTTGCAGATGGTATAAATTCTTTGTCAGATGTATTTACTTCATTTGGTATCCTTTTAGGAATATACTTCAGTAATATTCCAGGAGATGAAGAACATCCTTATGGACATGAAAAGATAGAAAGTGTTATAGGGACTGTTATGGGAGTTATAATAATTTTAACTTCCTTTGAAATTGCTAGAAATGCCCTAGTAAATTTATTGAAAAAACAGATTAATTACCAAATAAATCTTAACATTATTTGGATTGCAGGAATATCAGTTGTTATAAAATACATGATGTATTTAAATAAACTAAAGGTTGGTAAAGAAACAAATAATATTGCTTTAATTGCTGATGCAAGGGATAGTAAAAGTGATTCAATATCATCTTTTAGTGTTATAATAGGAATATTGCTATCATACTATATTTCAGATATATTTGATGTTTTATTAACTATATTAGTCTCAATACTAATATTCAAAGAAGGGGTAATAACTATATTAGAAACTTCAAATTCTATTTTAGATAAGCAAGATGATACATTTATAAAAAAAATAGAAGAATACATTTATAAAAATACTAATATAAAAAATGTTCATGATATATATATGAGAAGATACGGAGATAAAATATTTTTAAGTATGCATATAAGATTAGATAAAAATATGACTGTCTATGAGGCCCATAGTCTTACAGATAGTTTAAGTGAATCAATAGCAATAGATTTTGAAGAGGTTAAGGATGTAATGATACATATAGATTGTTTGATAGATTAATGTGAGGAGAGTTAAATGAAAAATATATTATCAAAGTTAAATGAACAACAACAAATAGCGGGAGCTAAAATAGATGGTCCTTTATTGATTTTAGCAGGAGCTGGTTCTGGGAAAACAAGGACTATAACATACAGAATAGCACATATGATAATGGAATTAGGGATGTCCCCTTATTCTATTTTAGCTGTAACTTTTACAAATAAAGCAGCAAAAGAAATGAAAGAAAGAGTAGAGAATCTAGCAGGGGAAGATGGTAAAAAAGTAATGATTTCAACGTTTCATTCCTTTGGATTGAAACTTTTAAGAATATATTCTAAAGTTATTGATTATGATGCTAATTTTACAATATATGATATGGATGATCAGAAAAAAATAGTAAAAGCAATACTTAAACAATTAGTTGTAAAGGATAATGAACTAA contains the following coding sequences:
- a CDS encoding cation diffusion facilitator family transporter, which encodes MYKILDVREIRKDEEKYRKLDGDIPIIDDSLYIVLSENNEDIGYIVARVFPKKYILEKIFIKKSERYKSCGMKLLIFFIEHGIKKKKENIEYENNDIENFLKKANFRKINRNKLSLDIKKARKRKKDGEKVAIKSVFLNIFLAVIKIFGGIYGHSRALVADGINSLSDVFTSFGILLGIYFSNIPGDEEHPYGHEKIESVIGTVMGVIIILTSFEIARNALVNLLKKQINYQINLNIIWIAGISVVIKYMMYLNKLKVGKETNNIALIADARDSKSDSISSFSVIIGILLSYYISDIFDVLLTILVSILIFKEGVITILETSNSILDKQDDTFIKKIEEYIYKNTNIKNVHDIYMRRYGDKIFLSMHIRLDKNMTVYEAHSLTDSLSESIAIDFEEVKDVMIHIDCLID